One Apis cerana isolate GH-2021 linkage group LG15, AcerK_1.0, whole genome shotgun sequence DNA window includes the following coding sequences:
- the LOC107996341 gene encoding dynein regulatory complex subunit 4: protein MGPKKAKARILDGADTTKMNREQLEIYAHRVLEEIEREREERNFFQLERDKIRTYWEITRHQLDEAQATVRNKEREKEELSEKHEAELKLYKQKVKHLMYEHQTDLSETKAEHMVALKMAQDDYTLQENELIKDKRELKKMQKEQDLAHLNEIKTLKLKYAEEIDKLMKQFENEAIELEQKYEYKLTSQYEALTLKHRMEITEVEERKNTQITNLIKNHEVAFAEMKAYYNDITLNNLSLIKSMKEQMDEMRNNEERMRKQVRELTIENKKYSGNVKSYEESLATLTGQLANYEKDKQSLANIKKKLAVTVKDLENLRWENEVLEVRFEKCQSERNELHARFVSAILELQQKTGLKNVLLEKKLEKLSDLLEQREAQISEVLAAAQLDPMAVINANQKLENMLNKKNNAIQDLQYELAKVCKAHDDLLRSYETKLQEYGIPKSELGFQPLRVKAITTKLGLGPAGLVTSNR, encoded by the exons atg ggACCTAAGAAAGCAAAAGCACGTATCCTTGATGGAGCAGATACAACAAAAATGAATAGAGaacaattagaaatatatgcaCATAGGGTACTTGAAGAAATAGAACGGGAACGGgaggaaagaaatttctttcaacttGAAAGAGATAAAATCAGAACTTATTGGGAAATCACAAGACATCAATTAGATGAAGCACAAGCAACTGTCAg aaataaagaacgTGAAAAAGAAGAGTTATCAGAAAAACATGAAGCAGagcttaaattatataaacagaaAGTAAAGCACTTAATGTACGAGCATCAAACTGATTTGTCAGAAACTAAAGCTGAACACATGGTTGCTCTTAAAATGGCACAAGATGATTATACTCTTCAAgaaaacgaattaattaaagataaaagagaattaaaaaaaatgcaaaaagaaCAGGATTTAGcacatttaaatgaaataaaaacattaaaattg aaatatgcagaagaaatagataaactaatgaaacaatttgaaaatgaagctATAGAACTagaacaaaaatatgaatacaaATTAACAAGTCAATATGAAGCTCTTACTTTAAAACATCGTATGGAAATAACTGAagtagaagaaagaaaaaatacacaaattacaaatttgattaaaaaccaTGAAGTTGCATTTGCAGAAATGAAAGCTTATTATAATGACATTACTCTTAATAATCTATCTTTGATTAAGAGTATGAAg GAACAAATGGatgaaatgagaaataatGAAGAACGCATGAGAAAACAAGTACGAGaattaacaattgaaaataaaaaatattctggcAATGTAAAATCGTATGAGGAATCTTTAGCAACTCTCACTGGTCAATTAGCAAATTACGAAAAAGATAAACAAAGTTTGGCT aatattaaaaaaaaattagcagtAACTGTCAAAGATTTGGAGAATTTAAGATGGGAAAATGAAGTACTAGAAGTACgatttgaaaaa tGTCAATctgaaagaaatgaattacATGCAAGATTTGTCTCAGCAATACTTGAACTGCAACAGAAAAcaggattaaaaaatgttctttTGGAAAAGAAACTCGAAAAATTATCTGATTTATTAGAGCAGCGCGAAGCACAAATCAGCGAAGTGCTTGCTGCTGCTCAATTAGATCCAATGGCAGTTATTAATGCTAATCAAAAATTAGAg aatatgctgaataagaaaaataacgcAATACAAGATCTTCAATATGAATTAGCGAAAGTGTGTAAAGCGCATGATGATCTACTTCGATCGTATGAAACTAAATTACAAGAATATGGAATTCCAAAAAGCGAACTTGGTTTTCAGCCATTGAGAGTAAAAGCAATTACTACAAAGTTAGGATTGGGACCTGCTGGTCTTGTTACTTCGAATCGTtag
- the LOC107996340 gene encoding galactoside alpha-(1,2)-fucosyltransferase 2, which yields MHIRISSHSQQHILASAIFLAMIVVISIHVFLFPMYTYNPPAHHIKISSYEQALCHTSSKNINIPPKWEYPCPKYGIVSAIQGGRLGNQIWEYASVWATARRTGLEPFMPHCILKTLEEYFENLSIPPLNYIGKCNLDVNQIVNSLGQWNSTEQNIIIPRHAAYWSLILVWLDDVRREFTFKPNLRIYAEKVLKEIAEEFNLFEPTFVSIHIRRTDYVDYLWQKLKIRPAPVSYYFAAMDYFIGKYDNVVFVVTSDNIVWCKYHLNSKRYRIKFVSDVDARGPGKDLAVLSACNHSIIDYGTYGSFGAILAAGETIVYNVTTYFSTLIAEVLPNWKIMS from the exons ATGCATATAAGGATATCCAGTCACTCTCAGCAGCATATACTTGCAAGTGCAATATTTCTTGCTATGATAGTGGTCATCAGCATCCATGTCTTCCTGTTTCCTATGTACACATATAATCCACCAGCTCATCATATAAAGATTTCATCATATGAACAAGCTCTTTGTCATACTTCTTCAAAGAATATCAATATACCACCAAAATGGGAATATCCTTGTCCCAAATATGGAATAGTTTCTGCAATTCAAGGTGGTAGACTTGGAAATCAAATTTGGGAATATGCATCAGTATGGGCTACTGCAAGAAGGACTGGTTTGGAACCATTCATGCCACACTGCATATTGAAAACTCTTgaggaatattttgaaaatcttaGTATTCCTCCACTTAATTATATTGGAAAGTGTAATTTGGATGTTAATCAAATTGTTAATTCTCTTGGACAATGGAACAGTACAGaacagaatattattataccaag acaTGCAGCTTATTGGTCTCTAATTTTGGTGTGGTTGGATGATGTAAGAAGAGAATTTACATTTAAGccaaatttaagaatttatgcaGAAAAAGTACTAAAAGAAATAGCagaggaatttaatttatttgaaccaACATTTGTAAGCATACACATTCGAAGAACAGATTATGTGGATTATCtatggcaaaaattaaaaatcagacCTGCACCAGTCAGCTATTATTTTGCAGCAATGGATTACTTTATTGGCAAGTATGATAATGTAGTTTTTGTAGTAACTAGTGATAATATAGTTTGGTGCAAGTATCATTTGAATAGTaaaagatatagaataaaatttgtatctgATGTGGATGCAAGAGGTCCAGGTAAAGATCTTGCAGTTTTATCAGCATGTAATCATAGTATTATAGATTATGGTACATATGGTTCGTTTGGCGCAATTTTAGCTGCTGGTGAAACTATTGTGTATAATGTAACaacatatttttctacattAATTGCTGAAGTTTTGCCAAACTGGAAAATAATGagttga